AAAATTGCTTATTGATTCCTGGTGCCTGTGAATACTGGGGCTGCTTGGCAGTGTGTGTTCAGACTGGAGCTGTactagctttttaaaaaagcatgttaaCAATGCATAAAGCACAATCCAGTGTCTAGTCAGGAGTAGTGTCTGAACTTGGTTGTTACCCTTTCTTTCACAGTAATATAAcatatatttagttttattacTCCTTAAATATTgttcccatttttatttatatatacatatatatttatatatgttgtTTATATATATACCCACtgttataaatacatatattcttCACGGATATCTGTTGTGGCCATGTAACGTGTATTAAATTGCACATTAGATGAATGAATTTGGTTTTGCACTTGACATACAAGCGTTGTTTAGATAAATGACCTGATTTTTATTCCTATGTGGTGAACGCTTGCAGCTCATGGAGTTGTACTTGGGCATTATACCTATAGACTCTCTTGTGGTATATGTTCTTGTGATTATATATCATGTTTTTATTGCTCCCTCAATGGTCCTGTCTCTTACAGCAGTAGTTTATTATCACAAGAACAAAAAGGAGATAGAACTGGTATATATTTCATAATGATtgattttcctctgcagcatctgctgtgctgattaaaataagcttttattgcttaaatatttataaaaaaatgcagagtgtCTGTGTATGAAACCACTATTTtcaaaaaactgcaaaaataactaGTTGTAAGCAAGTAGGCTACAAGAGGATTTCAGAGAAGTTCAAAGGAAACAGTAAGTTCAAATCTAAACGCATGATCCCATATTTTGACAGTAAATTCCTAGAACTTACAGTTCCTTAGGAGGAATTTTTAGTGGTACATATAGCTTGACTGCAATGCCAGCATTTTTTCTGCCATAAGGTGGTGCATACATCCTTTAGCAGGAGCaaataaaggaatttaaaatCCAACTGAAAGTTCAGTTGAAGGTTGGAAAATTTAAATCCTCTTCTCTCTTGCAGAAATCTGAGTATTTAGGAACACAAAATAATGTATTGTTCTACTCGGatcataaaaaaatgaagtctctTCTAATAAGAGAGCTTACAGTTTATAAGGCTTGTTCCAAGAACTTATAAACCCAAGGACATTTGGGTGATATATTTGTGTGTCTTTTGGCACGTAGATTTTATACTGTTACCCAGTGTGATCTGTATTGTATAATATATCATATATAATACTGTGTCTCATCTATAGAATGTTTGAGCCATATctttgctcagctgctgggttttCAGTGCTACCTATTGAACATCACTTTGAAATTCTAGAAGTCTTCAGTAATGCATATGCAACAACTTGCAGCTGTACATAAAATTGATGTTGACATCTCGTGTATTTAGGCTGACTTAAAGCCTGTTCAAGTGGACTTTGAGGCTGaataatttctctctctctttaccCCCCTCCCTGATTAGTTCATTGACTGCGAGGAGCCACGGACGCTTTGTGACCTGATGGGGGACTCGGGATCCAGACGATCGACTCTAGTGTCTCGGTTGCCAATATTCAGGAGAAGTATTAGCCGGAGACATGACTCCCTGCCTTCATCACCTTCTTCTGCTAATGCCATTGGTATCCATACCTCCTCTCCATCCAGCACTAATTCCAGCTCAGGGAGCACAGGCAAGCGCCGGAGTATTTTCCGCACTCCTTCCATTAGCTTCCATAACAAGAAGGGGAGTGAGCAGAAGCCTGACTCGGCTAGTCAAAATGTGAACATCTCAAATGGTGCTCAGTCCTCTCTCAGCACTTTTCAAAAACTGAGTTTAGAGGAACACattaaaagcagaggaaggcatTCGGTTGGCTTTGGCAGCTCACGTAGCAAGAAGATAACAAGGTCTTTGACAGATGattttgaaaagggaaaggagcCCTCAGCTAATAAGAATGTCTTTATAAATTGCATAAGCTCTGGGAAGAACGAGGGTGATGACTCAGGCtttgcagaggagcagagccGTTACTCTGTCAAACAGTCCACGCGAAAACTTCTCCCTAAATCTTTTTCATCGCACTACAGGTTTTCCAAACCAGTTCCGGAGAGTCAATCGGTTTCCTCTGTGCAGCCGTCAAGGTGCTTGTTGGAAGTTAAATCATATGTGGAAAGTGAACCTGTGATTGCCAAGTCCACTCCTCCGTGTTCGGCTGAGACAACAGAGTGCATGGGAAGCTCCTTGCAGTCCCCGTTGCTCTCGGCTGACCTCACGGCTGCCCAGACCCCTTCTGACTTTGTTGCCCTGACGGAAGATTCCGTTTCAGAGGTTgatgctctgcccagcagcGGGACTGGGGCGCTGCTCACAGAGGATTATGGCCACCATGTCTCTACCTCTCAGATCATCTTtaatcctgctgctgctcctgcgAGGGAAATGGATATTGTGGATGGCCATTCTGCTGATGCATCTCCTGTGAGTCACGCAAGCTTGTGTAGTGTTGAATCAAATACCTTATTCAAAACCTCAGCTGCTAATCAAACAAAAGTATTGTTGCAAGCTAATGAACTACACATTAATGATGCCAGGCACATAGGAGAAATGAACTCGGCAAATGCACATTTAGAAACCTTTGTGTTACAGCATAGAGAAGATCGAGCGATGCTCTCTCCAAAGGCACAGGCGTTGAGCAGGGACAGAGGTGAAAGCACACCATCCAAACACACGAGGGACACAGTTCCTGTAATGGAGTCTAAGATTGTTCTGTGTTCTGAACCACAGTCGTTTAAAACACAACAGGATTACGAAACAAACTGTTCTAAAGGTATGTCTTGTGGTCTTTTCGTTGCTGGGTTTGGAGGgcttttctttgcctcagttctTACGTAAAAAATTGTTTAGTCATAAAGTGTGCTTGTGGAGTTCCAAGTGCTAGCTAGGAAGTTCAAAAGTTATGAAGTGTGTCCTCCTCCCAAAATTGGAGGAATTAAATAAAGAGTCTATGATTTGTTCAGTTTGTGTTTTACGGTTTGCTAACACCTGTCAGTGCTGTTTGTAGCCATGCTTTCCTGTGGTAGAAAATGAACTAAGAAAGAGAGTGTTGATTCTTGCCTCTTGCTGAAGCTGGAATTTCTTGAGGCGTGCCTGATTTGAACTTGAGCCACAGAGCTGCATTATTTGAGATGGAAACATAGCCACAGAAATAAACCTCCTTTTAGTCTGGTTATGGAAAATAACACAGTTTGCCTTACATTCATCTGGGCTTTGAAATTTCCCAAATATTGCTTGCTGTGTGCAACTGGTGTTACAGAGTAGCTTGGAGTGGATGTTTCTGTGGCAGAGTATGAGAGATCCTGTTTCTGCTTCCATCTGAAATAACATCGTGCATGTCCTCATAATGTAATCTATGAAACAGAGAGTGTTAATTACCATCTAGATTTCACACTGGATTTTTAGCTTATGAAAAGGAATTGGGAAATATTAACCAGATTCAGTGGAAAGGCTGTGCCTAGAAATCCCAGTCTGTAGAGATGCGTATGAATAAAGGCACCAGGCCCTTGAGTGAAGGACACCTGTcagaagacatttatttctgacagtttattttctcaaaCCAACGTGAAGGCTGGTGCTTTCTTGCGTAATCCTGAGGCTATATCTGGTGGGCCAAAATTTGTGAGAGTTAACAAGACTGCATTTGTAGTGTTTGTATTAGAAGATGAATGAGTGTAAACTCATATGAATTCATACCCATCTTTTGGCTTGGATATTTATCTAGGTATGTAAGTTCTAAGCAATCAAAAGCAATCTTGCTATTTGAATTATTTGTCAATGTAAGTCTTGGTTGGATATCTTGTACATAAATGGAAATATAAAGTCCAATTAAACCACTAAATTACCTTTCACCAGAAGGGACCTCTTTCCCTCAGAACCTTAGTCAattgggagaaaaaatatttctgtttatgtgTGTTACCAGTCCTGAGCACTCGGTTGGTCTTCCTTGCAACATTGGCTCATCTGTGAATGAGCTCATCTTTTGAATCTGACTTACTAGGGTGTACTGCAGAACAGCAAGTGAGCAGCTTGGAGTGATGTTGAGAAATACACAGTGTGTTTGAAACTCATGCATCAGGAGTTGTATatttaatctgtatttctggaaGAGAGCAAACTGGATTTGAAATCATGGTAGGGTGATTTTTGTAAGTGGGGTTCCTGTTCACAGGAACATTAGAGCGAATGCTGCACTATATAAAAGCTGATGATTAATTGTTAGGGTTTTATAGTGCTGttcaaaatgtgtatttattgGTTTTTGACTTGTGTGGtgaagaatgtattttaaattaggAACTGGCCAAGCATACAAAGGGACTATtgaaaaaagatacaaaatccTGCcatatgaaatgaaacaaatacagaagaaataaggTATGGTTATATGTAGTTATATATGTTACAAACTGACTGGTttgaacatttcattttgctaaAACAGTATTGAAAACCAGATgtgaatgcaaaatatttctgtgcattttctttggTAATAGatatttcctcttctgtagCTGGTCTCGTAGCTGATATCATTATAGAGAGCATCGTGAACATGACATTAATGTAAGAGCAGGTTTGATGTGCCGTAAATTTCTTAGTATacctttatatatttttgtgtgatatgtatttttttgaaaagcctTAGAGAAAATGTCTGTTCTCTcacaaaaggcaaaagaagataagattttctgttacatttattttgctattatacttttctctttccccatctCTAAATTTTCCCAAACACCTCAAAATGTAAttgttcctcctcttttctgATGTGTTATTGTTTAACTGGTGTTGGGGACGGGGATTCAGCCTGCTGGCTGTAGGCTGGGTTTGGAGGGTGCTGATGCAGAGCTGAGCTAGAAAGgccaaacagaaacaaaccaggATGCATCCCTGTCCTGTGCAGCGATGACAAAGCTGTGACCTGGCCCTACAAAACCTTGACTTTCCTCGGGGTGCAAGGTAAGGCAGGTTGGGTTTTGGCTCCAGTGGACCAGCAATAGCTTCTCTAGTGGATTTTGCTGGACAGTAGTTTGGAAGTGTCTTAGAACGagtggagagaggaaaggatgaAGCAAAGGGCCTTCTGGATTCTGTGAGGAGCTGTGGACCGGGCTGTAGTATGTGGAGTATCCTAGTCATGGGGGGCTGAACAGCAAACTGGTGGCCCAGCTGACACTTTTATCTAGGTAAAAAGGATCTGCTTTCTATGGAACATCTCTTACATGAATGCCTTTCAATGTAAGCATCTCAAGAAAAGCACCGttctaattaagaaaatatttgtagagAGTAATTCTTTTGTGATTGCTGATTGTTTCTCTATTTGTAGTTGATCTTGCCAATAGCCTCAGTCCGTACCGAGAAGGCAGATTTGTTGAGAAACGACTGAGGTCCTCTTCAGAAGGTACTGCTGGGGGCAGTCGGCTGATCATAAAACCAAAGGATGGAAATACAGAAGAGCTTAACAGCTTACGGAAGCAGAGAGCAAGCTCATCCTCTTCAAAGATGAACAGCATggtgagtttttttgtttttctgtcatcGGTGTAACTGTAATGAGAAGCAGCAACTTTACTAATAATGGGTGGTAATAAAGGTGGGGGGGAAGCCGTCTCAGGCTTCCAAAATGTGATCCAAGCTCAGCTATAGATACTAAAAGTACTTTTTTCAGGGCGTGACATTGTGAAAAGGTTTACATACTTTCTGTGTGGAGATTCTTGTCATGCTTTGCTAATTTGCCTGGGAGAGAAATACTGGGAGAGGGAACTGCGGCAAAACTCACCATGACTATTTCTGAGGTTAAATACAGCGGGCTATTCTGGGTCAACGTTTTATTGTTACTGTGTTACTTAGTTCATGGACTCATGTCTGGTCTGAACGATGAGAGATTCAAATCAGAAGTGGGATAGAAGTGGTCTGTAAGGAGGCTCCTTTGAGAGGTCCCAGTGGCCCCTTTAGAAACAAGTGACAAGTCTGAATGCTTTCACTCCGAGCACAAGGtaaggaggagaggaaaggatcTCTTCTCAGAACCCTTGAGGGACTGGAAGAGCTAAGACAGAGCAGGTAACTGCAGGAGAGTACTTTTGAAACCTCTTTGAGTAGAACAAAAGTAGAAGGAAGGGACTGACAACTTTGTGCTTTCCTATAGCcagaataaacattttaagatgTGTGTAACTTATGCATGTGCTCTCTAGTGAGAGGAATAAAGATGCTAAGATTGAAAATCTACAGCAATGGCATCCACTCTTTAGTTTATGGGAATCACTAAAACAAGTTTTATGGCCATTAttagtttgaaatattttattcaacaGGCTAGCTGAAAAAAGGAGGATTCATTTTGTACTCTCATCTGAACACTGCTTtccatagaaaagaaaaagctccaAGTTTGTTCTCCCTGCCTAGAGATGCTAAACAGATGTATAAATAAaggggctttttctttttaggtttATGTGATAGCCATTATGTTACTACGTTGCAGGACCAAACACATCCGTGAGAGACTCTGATGCCTTTTATAAGAGACaacttttgcagtttttcagagATGTGAAACTGACTGGTGCAAACTGACTTTAGATTTTGAGTTATGTGCTTTTTTGATGTAGTTTTACGGGCTAATACCAAAAT
The Falco rusticolus isolate bFalRus1 chromosome 1, bFalRus1.pri, whole genome shotgun sequence genome window above contains:
- the CCSER1 gene encoding serine-rich coiled-coil domain-containing protein 1 isoform X2 produces the protein MGDSGSRRSTLVSRLPIFRRSISRRHDSLPSSPSSANAIGIHTSSPSSTNSSSGSTGKRRSIFRTPSISFHNKKGSEQKPDSASQNVNISNGAQSSLSTFQKLSLEEHIKSRGRHSVGFGSSRSKKITRSLTDDFEKGKEPSANKNVFINCISSGKNEGDDSGFAEEQSRYSVKQSTRKLLPKSFSSHYRFSKPVPESQSVSSVQPSRCLLEVKSYVESEPVIAKSTPPCSAETTECMGSSLQSPLLSADLTAAQTPSDFVALTEDSVSEVDALPSSGTGALLTEDYGHHVSTSQIIFNPAAAPAREMDIVDGHSADASPVSHASLCSVESNTLFKTSAANQTKVLLQANELHINDARHIGEMNSANAHLETFVLQHREDRAMLSPKAQALSRDRGESTPSKHTRDTVPVMESKIVLCSEPQSFKTQQDYETNCSKVDLANSLSPYREGRFVEKRLRSSSEGTAGGSRLIIKPKDGNTEELNSLRKQRASSSSSKMNSMDVLNNLGSCELDEDDLMLDLEFLEEQHHHHSVCREDSYQSIVSCAAVVLTPVEPTVDARKKEQPIMPDLSKQNLSLKLSKEVDQGEARYPRVSQLAGSPSVEWPFTGLEEGGGIESLPFRLMLQDCTAVKTLLLKMKRVLQESTDMSPASSTTSLPVSPLPEEPLFFKDGIKDECSVLKLQLKERDELIAQLREELEKAQCFQKALASQADKSTQTELIGHDALWNSPCSEGLVYKPISISLVPSLLD
- the CCSER1 gene encoding serine-rich coiled-coil domain-containing protein 1 isoform X3; translated protein: MGDSGSRRSTLVSRLPIFRRSISRRHDSLPSSPSSANAIGIHTSSPSSTNSSSGSTGKRRSIFRTPSISFHNKKGSEQKPDSASQNVNISNGAQSSLSTFQKLSLEEHIKSRGRHSVGFGSSRSKKITRSLTDDFEKGKEPSANKNVFINCISSGKNEGDDSGFAEEQSRYSVKQSTRKLLPKSFSSHYRFSKPVPESQSVSSVQPSRCLLEVKSYVESEPVIAKSTPPCSAETTECMGSSLQSPLLSADLTAAQTPSDFVALTEDSVSEVDALPSSGTGALLTEDYGHHVSTSQIIFNPAAAPAREMDIVDGHSADASPVSHASLCSVESNTLFKTSAANQTKVLLQANELHINDARHIGEMNSANAHLETFVLQHREDRAMLSPKAQALSRDRGESTPSKHTRDTVPVMESKIVLCSEPQSFKTQQDYETNCSKVDLANSLSPYREGRFVEKRLRSSSEGTAGGSRLIIKPKDGNTEELNSLRKQRASSSSSKMNSMDVLNNLGSCELDEDDLMLDLEFLEEQHHHHSVCREDSYQSIVSCAAVVLTPVEPTVDARKKEQPIMPDLSKQNLSLKLSKEVDQGEARYPRVSQLAGSPSVEWPFTGLEEGGGIESLPFRLMLQDCTAVKTLLLKMKRVLQESTDMSPASSTTSLPVSPLPEEPLFFKDGIKDECSVLKLQLKERDELIAQLREELEKAQCFQKALASQADKSTQTELIGHDGTAFGSAPVPSRRQLFCVIVTTV
- the CCSER1 gene encoding serine-rich coiled-coil domain-containing protein 1 isoform X1 gives rise to the protein MGDSGSRRSTLVSRLPIFRRSISRRHDSLPSSPSSANAIGIHTSSPSSTNSSSGSTGKRRSIFRTPSISFHNKKGSEQKPDSASQNVNISNGAQSSLSTFQKLSLEEHIKSRGRHSVGFGSSRSKKITRSLTDDFEKGKEPSANKNVFINCISSGKNEGDDSGFAEEQSRYSVKQSTRKLLPKSFSSHYRFSKPVPESQSVSSVQPSRCLLEVKSYVESEPVIAKSTPPCSAETTECMGSSLQSPLLSADLTAAQTPSDFVALTEDSVSEVDALPSSGTGALLTEDYGHHVSTSQIIFNPAAAPAREMDIVDGHSADASPVSHASLCSVESNTLFKTSAANQTKVLLQANELHINDARHIGEMNSANAHLETFVLQHREDRAMLSPKAQALSRDRGESTPSKHTRDTVPVMESKIVLCSEPQSFKTQQDYETNCSKVDLANSLSPYREGRFVEKRLRSSSEGTAGGSRLIIKPKDGNTEELNSLRKQRASSSSSKMNSMDVLNNLGSCELDEDDLMLDLEFLEEQHHHHSVCREDSYQSIVSCAAVVLTPVEPTVDARKKEQPIMPDLSKQNLSLKLSKEVDQGEARYPRVSQLAGSPSVEWPFTGLEEGGGIESLPFRLMLQDCTAVKTLLLKMKRVLQESTDMSPASSTTSLPVSPLPEEPLFFKDGIKDECSVLKLQLKERDELIAQLREELEKAQCFQKALASQADKSTQTELIGHDATYPNRMVSQNLSTRDRKSAHTPIEDPFRYSSGNQAMAYESKSCQLSNLCLSNLLKEKEIVEVIKHTRGTYEALSSEVTQNGLATTAPSTAKPASKTDSYPMFSGAPKDQTAVPRQHTTFTGRLGQPPRGPISLHMYSRKNVFLHHNLHTAELQTLGQQDG